The proteins below are encoded in one region of Cololabis saira isolate AMF1-May2022 chromosome 21, fColSai1.1, whole genome shotgun sequence:
- the LOC133422230 gene encoding eukaryotic translation initiation factor 1b, whose protein sequence is MSAIQNLQTFDPFADATKGDDRLPAGTEDYIHIRIQQRNGRKTLTTVQGISADYDKKKLVKAFKKKFACNGTVIEHPEYGEVIQLQGDQRKNICQFLIEIDLAKEEQLKVHGF, encoded by the exons ATGTCCGCTATTCAGAACCTCCAAACCTTTG ACCCCTTTGCTGATGCAACTAAGGGTGATGATCGACTCCCAGCCGGGACAGAGGACTACATCCACATAAGAATCCAGCAGCGGAACGGCAGGAAGACCCTCACTACTGTCCAGGGCATCTCGGCCGACTATGACAAGAAGAAGCTAGTCAAGGCCTTCAAGAAG AAGTTCGCCTGCAATGGGACAGTGATTGAGCACCCAGAGTATGGTGAAGTAATCCAACTTCAGGGTGACCAGCGCAAGAATATCTGCCAGTTCTTGAttgag ATTGACCTGGCCAAGGAGGAGCAGCTCAAAGTCCACGGCTTTTAG